In Curtobacterium sp. MCPF17_002, one genomic interval encodes:
- a CDS encoding DJ-1/PfpI family protein, protein MSSENPRVHPVHPVDADVVEVPVDAEVPTPDPVDDADAVTPEHDPDEIRISFLLFPNLTQLDLTGPAQVLSRVPGARVEYVAATLDPVPSDCGLALVPTTTIAGAGPADVLVVPGGDGAFDAMLDPAVIAFVRREADRATWVTSVCTGAFVLGGAGLLAGKRATTHWASKPMLAAFGAQTSEDRVVADGSIVTAAGVSAGIDMALWLAAELVGQPAAEAIQLQIEYDPQPPFDAGSAQRADTRVVTAARTAAEDARGDRVARAAAAVMR, encoded by the coding sequence ATGAGCTCCGAGAACCCGCGCGTCCACCCCGTGCACCCCGTCGACGCCGACGTGGTCGAGGTACCGGTCGACGCCGAGGTCCCGACGCCCGATCCGGTCGACGACGCCGACGCAGTGACGCCGGAGCACGACCCCGACGAGATCCGCATCTCCTTCCTGCTCTTCCCGAACCTGACGCAGCTCGACCTGACCGGCCCGGCGCAGGTGCTCTCGCGGGTGCCCGGCGCCCGGGTGGAGTACGTCGCCGCGACGCTCGACCCGGTGCCGAGCGACTGCGGGCTGGCGCTCGTGCCGACGACGACGATCGCCGGGGCGGGTCCGGCGGACGTGCTCGTGGTGCCCGGCGGTGACGGGGCGTTCGACGCGATGCTCGACCCCGCGGTGATCGCGTTCGTCCGGCGCGAGGCCGACCGCGCCACCTGGGTGACCTCGGTCTGCACGGGGGCGTTCGTCCTCGGCGGTGCCGGGCTCCTCGCCGGCAAGCGGGCGACGACGCACTGGGCCTCGAAGCCGATGCTCGCCGCGTTCGGCGCGCAGACGTCGGAGGACCGCGTGGTCGCCGACGGGTCGATCGTCACCGCCGCGGGCGTGAGCGCGGGTATCGACATGGCGCTGTGGCTCGCTGCCGAGCTCGTCGGTCAGCCCGCGGCCGAGGCGATCCAGCTGCAGATCGAGTACGACCCGCAACCGCCGTTCGACGCCGGTTCCGCACAGCGTGCCGACACCCGGGTCGTCACGGCGGCGCGCACCGCGGCAGAGGACGCCCGCGGCGACCGCGTCGCACGGGCCGCAGCGGCCGTCATGCGCTGA
- a CDS encoding DNA-3-methyladenine glycosylase I → MSTDPVAAPTSDLVVGDDGLARPVWASTDELLRGYYDTEWGMPVRDERGVFERLSLEAFQSGLSWRTILAKRPAFRTAFADFDADTVAQFGEDDVARLMADAGIVRNRAKILATITNANATIALREDGGLVDFVWSFRPETTPEPRSYAEVPTKSDESVALSKALRKRGFAFVGPTTMYALMEALGIVDTHLVGSHRRGTSGVWS, encoded by the coding sequence ATGAGCACCGACCCCGTCGCCGCGCCCACCTCCGACCTGGTCGTCGGGGACGACGGACTCGCCCGCCCGGTGTGGGCGTCGACGGACGAACTGCTCCGCGGCTACTACGACACCGAGTGGGGCATGCCCGTGCGGGACGAGCGGGGCGTGTTCGAACGACTCTCGCTCGAGGCGTTCCAGTCCGGACTGTCGTGGCGCACGATCCTCGCGAAGCGGCCTGCCTTCCGGACGGCGTTCGCGGACTTCGACGCCGACACGGTGGCGCAGTTCGGCGAGGACGACGTCGCGCGGCTGATGGCCGATGCCGGGATCGTCCGGAACCGGGCGAAGATCCTCGCGACGATCACCAACGCGAACGCGACGATCGCGCTGCGCGAGGACGGCGGCCTGGTCGACTTCGTGTGGTCCTTCCGGCCGGAGACGACGCCGGAGCCCCGCTCGTACGCCGAGGTCCCGACGAAGTCCGACGAGTCCGTCGCGCTGTCGAAGGCCCTCCGGAAGCGCGGCTTCGCCTTCGTCGGACCGACCACGATGTACGCCCTGATGGAGGCGCTCGGCATCGTCGACACGCACCTCGTCGGCAGTCACCGGCGCGGAACGTCCGGCGTCTGGAGCTGA
- a CDS encoding VOC family protein, protein MDTMVFINLPVDDLERSKAFYEALGYSINPVFSDDTAACVVISDTIYLMVLTKAKFAEFTDKPIADPGTIEVINSLSAPSKDDVHRVVDAAVMAGGSEDRPEMDLGFMYQRSFTDPDGHRWEYVWMDPQAAEDGPPEA, encoded by the coding sequence ATGGACACGATGGTCTTCATCAACCTGCCGGTCGACGACCTCGAGCGGTCGAAGGCGTTCTACGAGGCGCTGGGCTACTCGATCAACCCGGTGTTCAGCGACGACACCGCCGCGTGCGTGGTGATCAGCGACACGATCTACCTCATGGTCCTGACGAAGGCCAAGTTCGCCGAGTTCACCGACAAGCCCATCGCCGACCCGGGCACGATCGAGGTGATCAACTCCCTCAGCGCGCCGTCGAAGGACGACGTCCACCGGGTGGTCGACGCGGCCGTGATGGCGGGGGGATCGGAGGACCGCCCGGAGATGGACCTCGGCTTCATGTACCAGCGGAGCTTCACCGACCCGGACGGGCACCGCTGGGAGTACGTGTGGATGGACCCGCAGGCGGCTGAGGACGGACCGCCCGAAGCGTGA
- a CDS encoding DUF3800 domain-containing protein yields the protein MRAYVDESEPGGGRDNTAYVLAAVVVSDVVRESARDDIVAATPRRMRKLHWYEALPGQRLSWLDLLRHAVSILVIRYDGTAARSERRRRRCLERLVHELEVREVGHVILETRGAARDRDDRAMFHALRDRGVGRRVRFQHVPASDEPLLALADIACGAHVAKVGTAFGVDEAIVVS from the coding sequence ATGCGCGCCTACGTCGACGAGTCCGAGCCAGGCGGCGGCCGCGACAACACCGCCTACGTGCTGGCGGCCGTGGTGGTGAGCGATGTGGTGCGGGAATCAGCCCGAGACGACATCGTCGCGGCGACCCCTCGCCGGATGCGGAAGCTCCACTGGTACGAGGCGCTCCCGGGGCAGCGACTGTCCTGGCTGGACCTCCTCCGGCACGCCGTCTCGATCCTCGTGATCCGGTACGACGGAACAGCAGCCCGGTCGGAACGGCGGCGGCGGCGATGCCTCGAACGCCTCGTCCACGAGCTCGAGGTGCGCGAAGTCGGCCACGTCATCCTCGAGACCCGCGGGGCAGCCCGCGACCGCGATGATCGGGCGATGTTCCACGCGCTCCGAGACCGAGGAGTCGGACGACGCGTGCGGTTCCAGCACGTCCCCGCGTCGGACGAGCCGCTGCTCGCGTTGGCGGACATCGCCTGTGGCGCCCATGTTGCGAAGGTCGGTACCGCGTTCGGAGTCGACGAAGCAATCGTCGTGTCGTGA
- a CDS encoding sodium:solute symporter family protein: MVLAAANNGIRLDLGWVDYLMVIVYFAVVIGIGFTARRQVRTSMDFFLSGRSMPAWITGLAFVSANLGATEILGMAANGAQIGMATLHYYLVGAVPAMVFLGLVMMPFYYGSKVRSVPEFMLRRFGKAPHLVNSIAFAVSNVLIAGINLYAMAIVIEAMLGWPEWIAIVVSAGFVLVYITLGGLSSAIYNEVMQFFVILAGLIPLTIVGLHRVGGWSGLSKAITETQGVQHLQAWAGTGFGDVTNPIGANWLAIVLGLGFVLGFGYWTTNFTEVQRAFSAKNMSAARRTPLIAAIPKLFIPAIVVIPGLIAAAVVGNQFASGALDYNDAIPKLIQMYLPTGVLGVAVTGLLASFMAGMAANVSSFNTVFTYDIWQRYIKPNMPDVHYLKTGRWVTVVGVLVGIATAFIAAQASNIMTYMQTLFSFFNAPLFAVFILGLLWKRMTTQGALWGYILGIVTPTITWIAYLVNPDLFATATAETLYGAIISFVTVLVVGFVVSMVTKPKPEKELGGLVYGVGKIDLHSDSVATDTAWYRSPALLGTVALVLCVVLYLPFL, encoded by the coding sequence ATGGTTCTCGCGGCAGCGAACAACGGGATCCGGCTCGACTTGGGCTGGGTCGACTACCTGATGGTCATCGTGTACTTCGCGGTGGTGATCGGCATCGGGTTCACGGCTCGGCGGCAGGTCCGCACGAGCATGGACTTCTTCCTCTCGGGCAGGTCGATGCCCGCGTGGATCACGGGCCTCGCGTTCGTGTCCGCGAACCTCGGCGCGACCGAGATCCTCGGCATGGCGGCCAACGGTGCCCAGATCGGCATGGCGACCCTGCACTACTACCTCGTCGGTGCCGTGCCCGCGATGGTGTTCCTCGGGCTCGTGATGATGCCCTTCTACTACGGCTCGAAGGTCCGCTCGGTGCCGGAGTTCATGCTCCGCCGGTTCGGCAAGGCCCCGCACCTGGTGAACTCGATCGCGTTCGCGGTGTCGAACGTGCTCATCGCCGGCATCAACCTCTACGCCATGGCCATCGTCATCGAGGCCATGCTCGGCTGGCCCGAGTGGATCGCGATCGTCGTGTCGGCGGGCTTCGTCCTCGTCTACATCACCCTCGGCGGCCTCTCCAGCGCCATCTACAACGAGGTCATGCAGTTCTTCGTGATCCTCGCCGGCCTCATCCCGCTCACGATCGTCGGCCTGCACCGCGTCGGCGGCTGGAGCGGCCTCTCGAAGGCGATCACCGAGACGCAGGGCGTGCAGCACCTGCAGGCCTGGGCCGGCACCGGCTTCGGCGACGTGACCAACCCGATCGGTGCGAACTGGCTCGCCATCGTGCTCGGCCTGGGCTTCGTGCTCGGCTTCGGCTACTGGACGACGAACTTCACCGAGGTGCAGCGTGCGTTCTCGGCGAAGAACATGTCCGCCGCCCGCCGCACCCCGCTCATCGCCGCGATCCCGAAGCTCTTCATCCCCGCGATCGTCGTCATCCCCGGTCTCATCGCCGCGGCCGTCGTCGGCAACCAGTTCGCCTCGGGTGCGCTCGACTACAACGACGCGATCCCGAAGCTCATCCAGATGTACCTGCCGACCGGTGTGCTCGGCGTCGCGGTGACGGGTCTCCTCGCCTCGTTCATGGCGGGCATGGCGGCGAACGTCTCCTCGTTCAACACCGTCTTCACGTACGACATCTGGCAGCGCTACATCAAGCCGAACATGCCCGACGTGCACTACCTCAAGACCGGCCGCTGGGTCACCGTCGTGGGCGTGCTCGTCGGCATCGCGACCGCATTCATCGCCGCGCAGGCGTCGAACATCATGACGTACATGCAGACGCTGTTCTCGTTCTTCAACGCGCCGCTCTTCGCCGTGTTCATCCTCGGCCTGCTCTGGAAGCGGATGACCACACAGGGTGCGCTCTGGGGCTACATCCTCGGCATCGTCACGCCGACGATCACGTGGATCGCGTACCTCGTGAACCCGGACCTGTTCGCCACCGCGACCGCCGAGACCCTGTACGGCGCGATCATCTCGTTCGTCACCGTCCTCGTCGTCGGGTTCGTCGTGTCGATGGTCACGAAGCCAAAGCCCGAGAAGGAGCTCGGCGGCCTGGTCTACGGCGTCGGCAAGATCGACCTGCACAGCGACTCGGTCGCGACGGACACCGCCTGGTACCGCTCGCCGGCGCTGCTCGGCACCGTGGCACTCGTGCTCTGCGTCGTCCTCTACCTGCCGTTCCTCTGA
- the aroQ gene encoding type II 3-dehydroquinate dehydratase — translation MTEQSRILVLNGPNLDILGRRDPAQYGTVTLAEIEAIVHTEAAVHELDADFRQTNREGELVEWLHEALDHFAAVVINPAAYAHTSVALHDAVEALSVPVVEVHLSNTWKREPFRHVDHVATAATAVIAGAGPDGYRLAVAHVASLLG, via the coding sequence ATGACCGAGCAGTCGCGCATCCTCGTCCTCAACGGCCCGAACCTCGACATCCTCGGTCGACGGGACCCGGCACAGTACGGCACGGTCACGCTCGCCGAGATCGAGGCCATCGTCCACACCGAGGCCGCCGTGCACGAGCTCGACGCGGACTTCCGGCAGACGAACCGAGAGGGCGAGCTCGTCGAGTGGCTGCACGAGGCGCTCGACCACTTCGCGGCGGTCGTCATCAACCCCGCCGCGTACGCCCACACCTCCGTCGCGCTGCACGACGCCGTCGAGGCGCTGTCGGTCCCCGTCGTCGAGGTGCACCTGTCGAACACGTGGAAGCGCGAGCCGTTCCGGCACGTGGACCACGTCGCCACGGCGGCGACGGCCGTGATCGCCGGCGCCGGGCCGGACGGCTACCGCCTGGCGGTCGCGCACGTCGCGTCCCTGCTGGGCTGA
- a CDS encoding NAD(P)H-dependent oxidoreductase: MSGELVVGVSGSPSDPSRTSTLVAATVARLGQEIEGSRTETIEIGPLLADLGAAPSREAMSDRTRRALETVESADVLVVGSPAFRAAYSGAFKLFFDWIGQYDLVDTPVLLTATGGSDRHALLVEHQMRPLFGFFQSTTLPIGVFGNERDFTKREGGYDISNVDLELRIDQAVLRALPLIRGGFATAGAHEVRRPADF, encoded by the coding sequence ATGAGCGGAGAACTCGTCGTCGGTGTCAGCGGCAGCCCCTCGGACCCCTCGCGGACGTCCACCCTGGTGGCTGCGACCGTGGCGCGCCTCGGGCAGGAGATCGAGGGGTCCCGGACCGAGACCATCGAGATCGGACCGCTCCTGGCCGACCTCGGTGCGGCGCCGTCCCGCGAGGCGATGTCCGATCGCACCCGACGCGCCCTGGAGACCGTCGAGTCGGCGGACGTCCTCGTCGTGGGGAGTCCCGCGTTCCGCGCCGCGTACTCCGGGGCGTTCAAGCTCTTCTTCGACTGGATCGGTCAGTACGACCTCGTCGACACGCCGGTGCTCCTCACCGCCACGGGTGGCAGCGACCGGCACGCCCTGCTCGTCGAGCACCAGATGCGACCGCTGTTCGGCTTCTTCCAGTCGACGACGCTGCCGATCGGGGTGTTCGGCAACGAGCGCGACTTCACGAAGCGCGAGGGCGGGTACGACATCTCGAACGTCGACCTCGAGCTGCGGATCGACCAGGCCGTGCTCCGGGCGCTCCCGCTCATCCGGGGTGGCTTCGCGACCGCCGGTGCCCACGAGGTGCGTCGCCCCGCCGACTTCTGA
- a CDS encoding MSMEG_6728 family protein, giving the protein MQTFLPYPDFRASAEVLDDRRLGKQRVETLQVMRALTLPDYGWQHHPVVAMWRGWRPALMAYQDATCRVWSERGYADTCLVKTLADLALVPEDLEAYERGDFPVPPWNDDPAVHRSHRSKLVQKAPEHYRPLFPDVPDDLDYVWPVSGRASSALRRDV; this is encoded by the coding sequence ATGCAGACGTTCCTGCCGTACCCGGACTTCCGCGCCTCGGCCGAGGTGCTCGACGACCGGCGGCTCGGGAAGCAGCGGGTCGAGACGCTGCAGGTGATGCGGGCGCTGACGCTGCCGGACTACGGGTGGCAGCACCACCCGGTGGTAGCGATGTGGCGTGGGTGGCGTCCCGCGCTGATGGCGTACCAGGACGCCACGTGCCGGGTGTGGAGCGAGCGCGGATACGCCGACACGTGCCTGGTGAAGACCCTCGCGGACCTGGCGCTCGTGCCCGAGGACCTCGAGGCCTACGAGCGCGGCGACTTCCCCGTGCCGCCGTGGAACGACGACCCGGCGGTGCACCGCTCGCACCGGTCGAAGCTCGTGCAGAAGGCCCCGGAGCACTACCGGCCGCTGTTCCCGGACGTGCCGGACGACCTCGACTACGTGTGGCCGGTCAGCGGACGGGCGTCCAGCGCGCTCCGTCGCGACGTGTGA
- a CDS encoding cysteine desulfurase family protein, producing the protein MFYLDRAATTPVRREVLEAMWPYLTGTFGNPSSTHAVGDAAARGLADARAAVAAVLGCRPAEVVFTTGGTEGANTAVKGIALATPRGRHVVTSAIEHEAVLESCRYLERFHGFDVTVLPVGPDGRVDPSVLRGALRPDTTLVTIAHADNEIGTVQDVPVLAAVAHEVGARFHTDAVQSAPWLPVGLDVLGVDAVSLSGHKLGAPKGTGVLAVRAGVQLEPLLHGGGQERGRRSGTEDVAGAVAVATAIGLAAAGRDAAVAWATVTRDAVLDGVLGAVPGAFVTGSRTSRLPGHASFCFPGVNGETVLLELEQRDVVSSSGSACAAGSTEASHVLTALGLPEDVARTALRLTFDAGLGDADVPVVVGAVAEAVATVRTLA; encoded by the coding sequence GTGTTCTACCTCGACCGGGCGGCCACGACCCCCGTGCGCCGCGAGGTGCTCGAGGCGATGTGGCCGTACCTGACCGGCACCTTCGGCAACCCGTCCTCGACGCACGCCGTCGGCGACGCCGCTGCCCGCGGCCTCGCCGACGCCCGTGCCGCCGTCGCCGCGGTGCTCGGGTGCCGACCGGCCGAGGTCGTCTTCACCACCGGTGGCACCGAGGGCGCCAACACCGCCGTGAAGGGCATCGCCCTCGCCACGCCCCGCGGCCGCCACGTCGTCACGAGCGCGATCGAGCACGAGGCCGTGCTGGAGAGCTGTCGGTACCTCGAACGGTTCCACGGCTTCGACGTCACGGTGCTCCCGGTGGGCCCGGACGGCCGCGTCGACCCGTCCGTGCTCCGTGGCGCGCTCCGGCCGGACACCACCCTCGTCACGATCGCGCACGCGGACAACGAGATCGGCACCGTGCAGGACGTGCCGGTGCTCGCCGCGGTGGCGCACGAGGTCGGCGCGCGCTTCCACACCGACGCCGTGCAGTCCGCGCCGTGGCTGCCGGTCGGCCTCGACGTGCTCGGGGTCGACGCCGTGTCGCTGTCGGGGCACAAGCTCGGCGCCCCGAAGGGGACCGGGGTGCTCGCCGTCCGCGCCGGGGTACAGCTCGAACCGCTCCTGCACGGTGGGGGACAGGAACGGGGCCGACGGTCCGGCACCGAGGACGTCGCCGGTGCGGTGGCGGTCGCGACGGCGATCGGGCTCGCCGCCGCCGGGCGCGACGCTGCCGTCGCGTGGGCCACGGTGACCCGCGACGCCGTGCTCGACGGCGTGCTCGGGGCCGTGCCCGGGGCGTTCGTCACCGGCTCGCGGACATCGCGCCTGCCGGGGCACGCATCGTTCTGCTTCCCCGGGGTGAACGGCGAGACGGTGCTGCTCGAGCTGGAGCAACGGGACGTCGTGTCGTCGTCGGGGAGCGCCTGCGCGGCCGGGAGCACCGAGGCCTCGCACGTGCTCACCGCCCTCGGTCTGCCGGAGGACGTCGCGCGGACGGCCCTGCGGCTGACGTTCGACGCGGGCCTCGGTGACGCCGACGTCCCGGTCGTCGTCGGAGCCGTCGCGGAGGCCGTCGCCACGGTCCGGACGCTCGCCTAG
- the nadC gene encoding carboxylating nicotinate-nucleotide diphosphorylase yields MTVDAAPTDAAPTHAAPTNAAPSDPGTVPPHALRRVIETALEEDAPWGDVTSETLIPADAVATATLGAREPGVLSGGGVFAAVVHAVDPSVDVVLHVPDGAAFEPGTLLATVTGNARSVLRAERVALNLVQRMSGIATATATYVAAVEGTRARIVDTRKTTPGLRALERYAVRCGGGHNHRTSLSDAVLAKDNHLAVLLASGIGIGDAITAARARLGHTVHVEVEVDRIDQIEPVVAAGVDTIMLDNFTPAMLETGVGIVAGRALVEASGGVSLDTVAAIAATGVDVISVGALTHSARALDLGLDVDVAAPAGA; encoded by the coding sequence ATGACCGTCGACGCAGCACCGACCGACGCAGCACCGACCCACGCAGCACCGACAAACGCAGCACCGAGCGATCCCGGCACTGTCCCGCCGCACGCCCTCCGCCGGGTCATCGAGACCGCCCTCGAGGAGGACGCGCCGTGGGGCGACGTCACCAGCGAGACGCTCATCCCCGCCGACGCCGTGGCGACGGCGACGCTCGGCGCACGCGAACCCGGCGTCCTGAGCGGTGGCGGGGTGTTCGCCGCGGTGGTGCACGCGGTCGATCCGTCGGTCGACGTGGTCCTGCACGTGCCGGACGGTGCCGCGTTCGAACCCGGCACCCTGCTGGCGACCGTGACGGGCAACGCACGCTCGGTCCTCCGCGCCGAGCGGGTCGCGCTCAACCTCGTGCAGCGGATGTCGGGCATCGCGACGGCGACCGCCACGTACGTCGCCGCGGTCGAGGGGACCCGGGCGCGGATCGTCGACACCCGCAAGACGACGCCGGGGCTCCGTGCGCTCGAGCGCTACGCCGTCCGGTGCGGGGGCGGGCACAACCACCGCACCTCACTGTCCGACGCCGTGCTCGCGAAGGACAACCACCTCGCGGTGCTGCTGGCGAGCGGGATCGGGATCGGGGACGCGATCACGGCCGCGCGTGCGCGCCTCGGGCACACCGTGCACGTCGAGGTCGAGGTGGACCGCATCGACCAGATCGAGCCCGTCGTCGCGGCCGGCGTCGACACGATCATGCTCGACAACTTCACGCCGGCGATGCTCGAGACCGGGGTGGGCATCGTCGCCGGACGGGCACTCGTCGAGGCCTCGGGCGGGGTGTCGCTCGACACCGTCGCCGCGATCGCCGCCACCGGTGTCGACGTCATCTCGGTCGGTGCGCTGACGCACTCGGCGCGGGCGCTCGACCTCGGGCTCGACGTGGACGTCGCGGCGCCCGCCGGGGCCTGA
- the nadB gene encoding L-aspartate oxidase has translation MHVVIVGSGIAGLTAAIRASARHDVTLVTKGALTDGATGYAQGGVAVALGADDSASLHESDTHVAAAGSADARAVEVLCTDGPARVRDLLALGVPFDRTTDPSSLDRYGDDLARGREAAHGRWRVVHADGDATGAAIERTLVDALHRRHVTILERTCLTDLVVTGGTVVGVDVLDLLGEPRRIDADAVVLASGGAGHLYRETTNPLVATGDGAAAAWRAGAVLADLEFVQFHPTRLAVPNGGLVSEAVRGEGAVLRDARGRRFMAGLHPDAELAPRDIVARGIASAMRDQGGEPVLLDATGLDPAFLVARFPGLTRATRATGFDWTREGVPVAPAAHYSMGGVATDADGRTSLPGLLAIGEVACTGVHGANRLASNSLLEGLVFAVRAADALDAPRPDRLRLRGDAGLRVTSVPDAADVIRSSRPTLPGGAAHRTDVTDVRQAVQSVMTDRVGLLRDATGLASARRDLAALTLPEPTGVRDHEDRALLDLARIVALAAWTRTESRGAHARTDHPDTDPTAPASYAWVAQHAPVPQEVPA, from the coding sequence GTGCACGTCGTCATCGTGGGCTCCGGCATCGCGGGGCTGACCGCCGCGATCCGCGCGAGCGCACGGCACGACGTCACCCTCGTGACGAAGGGCGCGTTGACGGACGGCGCGACCGGGTACGCGCAGGGCGGCGTCGCGGTCGCGCTCGGGGCCGACGACTCCGCGTCGCTCCACGAGTCGGACACGCACGTCGCGGCGGCGGGCAGCGCCGACGCCCGCGCGGTCGAGGTGCTCTGCACCGACGGGCCGGCGCGGGTCCGCGACCTGCTCGCCCTCGGCGTGCCCTTCGACCGGACGACGGACCCGTCGAGCCTCGACCGGTACGGCGACGACCTGGCACGCGGTCGCGAGGCCGCGCACGGCCGGTGGCGCGTCGTGCACGCGGACGGCGACGCGACCGGTGCCGCGATCGAGCGCACCCTCGTCGACGCGCTGCACCGCCGACACGTCACGATCCTCGAACGCACCTGCCTCACCGACCTCGTCGTCACGGGCGGCACGGTCGTCGGCGTCGACGTCCTGGACCTGCTCGGCGAGCCGCGCCGGATCGACGCCGACGCCGTGGTGCTCGCCTCCGGCGGTGCCGGGCACCTCTACCGCGAGACGACGAACCCGCTTGTCGCGACCGGTGACGGTGCCGCCGCCGCCTGGCGTGCCGGCGCCGTCCTCGCGGACCTCGAGTTCGTGCAGTTCCACCCGACGCGCCTCGCGGTGCCGAACGGCGGACTGGTGTCGGAAGCCGTCCGCGGCGAGGGCGCCGTCCTCCGCGACGCCCGCGGCCGGCGCTTCATGGCCGGGCTGCACCCGGACGCCGAGCTCGCCCCGCGCGACATCGTGGCCCGGGGGATCGCGAGCGCGATGCGCGACCAGGGCGGCGAACCCGTCCTCCTCGACGCCACCGGTCTCGACCCCGCCTTCCTCGTCGCCCGGTTCCCCGGCCTCACCCGCGCCACCCGCGCCACCGGCTTCGACTGGACCCGTGAGGGCGTCCCCGTCGCCCCGGCCGCGCACTACTCGATGGGCGGCGTCGCCACAGACGCGGACGGCCGGACCAGCCTGCCCGGGCTCCTGGCGATCGGCGAGGTCGCCTGCACCGGCGTCCACGGCGCCAACCGTCTCGCGTCCAACTCGCTCCTCGAGGGACTGGTCTTCGCGGTCCGCGCCGCGGACGCCCTCGACGCTCCCCGACCCGACCGGCTGCGCCTGCGCGGTGACGCGGGTCTCCGGGTCACCAGCGTTCCCGACGCGGCGGACGTGATCCGTTCCTCCCGTCCGACCCTGCCTGGAGGCGCGGCTCACCGCACCGACGTCACGGACGTCCGTCAGGCGGTCCAGTCCGTCATGACGGACCGCGTGGGGCTCCTGCGCGACGCGACCGGACTCGCGAGCGCACGCCGCGACCTCGCCGCCCTGACCCTGCCGGAGCCGACCGGCGTGCGCGACCACGAGGACCGCGCGCTCCTCGACCTCGCCCGGATCGTCGCGCTCGCCGCCTGGACCCGCACCGAGTCGCGCGGTGCGCACGCGCGCACCGACCACCCCGACACCGACCCCACCGCACCCGCGTCGTACGCGTGGGTCGCCCAGCACGCACCCGTCCCGCAGGAGGTACCCGCATGA
- the nadA gene encoding quinolinate synthase NadA: MSIATTIDLISNGQAAGSTCTPDLAMPTWDFDSRPGYGPGSSMSDVIPTSAPRQGVLPDAYKNAPVDELHERIERAKATLGDRVVVLGHFYQRDEVVRHADFLGDSFQLANAALTKPDAEAIVFCGVHFMAETADILARDDQRVILPNLAAGCSMADMADIDSVEAAWAELTAVYGTEPDADGRVPVIPVTYMNSAADLKAFCGRNGGIVCTSSNASTVLEWAFERGQRVLFFPDQHLGRNTAKAMGISTDLMPMWNPRKPLGGNDAETLQEAKVVLWHGFCSVHRRFTVEQIDRARAEHPGVQVIVHPECPMAVVDAADHAGSTDLIRKTVAAATEPTTFAIGTEINMVNRLAAEYPQHTIFCLDPVVCPCSTMYRIHPGYLAWVLEALVDGEVLNEIVVPAEVQADARVALERMLAARPKG; encoded by the coding sequence GTGTCCATCGCAACGACCATCGACCTCATCTCCAACGGCCAGGCCGCGGGCAGCACGTGCACGCCCGACCTCGCCATGCCGACGTGGGACTTCGACTCCCGGCCCGGGTACGGTCCCGGATCGTCGATGTCGGACGTCATCCCGACCTCCGCCCCGCGCCAGGGCGTGCTGCCGGACGCGTACAAGAACGCCCCGGTCGACGAGCTCCACGAGCGCATCGAACGGGCGAAGGCGACGCTCGGCGACCGCGTCGTGGTGCTGGGGCACTTCTACCAGCGCGACGAGGTCGTCCGGCACGCCGACTTCCTCGGCGACTCGTTCCAGCTGGCGAACGCCGCGCTGACGAAGCCCGACGCCGAGGCGATCGTCTTCTGCGGCGTGCACTTCATGGCGGAGACGGCGGACATCCTCGCCCGCGACGACCAGCGCGTCATCCTGCCGAACCTCGCCGCCGGGTGCTCGATGGCGGACATGGCCGACATCGACAGCGTCGAGGCGGCGTGGGCCGAGCTCACGGCGGTCTACGGCACCGAGCCGGACGCCGACGGCCGCGTGCCGGTCATCCCCGTCACCTACATGAACTCGGCGGCGGACCTCAAGGCGTTCTGCGGCCGCAACGGCGGGATCGTGTGCACCTCGTCGAACGCGTCGACCGTGCTGGAGTGGGCGTTCGAGCGGGGGCAGCGGGTCCTGTTCTTCCCGGACCAGCACCTCGGTCGCAACACCGCGAAGGCGATGGGCATCAGCACCGACCTCATGCCGATGTGGAACCCGCGGAAGCCGCTCGGGGGCAACGACGCCGAGACCCTGCAGGAGGCGAAGGTCGTCCTCTGGCACGGCTTCTGCTCCGTGCACCGCCGCTTCACGGTCGAGCAGATCGACCGCGCCCGCGCCGAGCACCCCGGGGTCCAGGTGATCGTGCACCCGGAGTGCCCGATGGCCGTCGTCGACGCCGCCGACCACGCGGGCAGCACCGACCTCATCCGGAAGACCGTGGCCGCGGCGACCGAGCCCACCACGTTCGCGATCGGCACCGAGATCAACATGGTGAACCGTCTCGCGGCGGAGTACCCGCAGCACACGATCTTCTGCCTCGACCCCGTGGTCTGCCCCTGCTCGACGATGTACCGGATCCACCCCGGCTACCTCGCCTGGGTCCTCGAGGCGCTCGTCGACGGCGAGGTCCTCAACGAGATCGTCGTGCCCGCCGAGGTGCAGGCCGACGCCAGGGTCGCGCTCGAGCGGATGCTCGCGGCACGTCCGAAGGGCTGA